A stretch of DNA from Peromyscus maniculatus bairdii isolate BWxNUB_F1_BW_parent chromosome 7, HU_Pman_BW_mat_3.1, whole genome shotgun sequence:
ATTGGCATACTCCATCTTCTAGTCaggttctctgcattttgagacACTGTTATTTGAATTTAAGATATTGTAATTATTACCACAAAGGTAATCTCAGTATTTTTCTAGGAAATGCAATTAGTTAGTGTTCATAGAGGTACTGATTAATGTCCAGATGCTGCTTCTAAGATTAGAAAGTATCTATAATAATGCAAATTATTACAGTAATGAGATAAAATTAGGAACAATAGTAATGTCTGCTTTCCTAAACCATGTCAGGTTCTCCACCTGCCTAAtgatttcatcatcatcatcatcatcattgatATGAGTAATTACCAGAACTTACACAATCACAAATAATATTGAGGGACCTTTTGCACTGGTCTTTTAAGTACCAAGCTTAACATATTCCCATTTCCCCGCTTCCAGACAGGCAACAGCCTTggttgtcccagaactcactctgtagaccaggctggccttgaactcacagagatccacctgcctctgcctcccaagttctgggattaaaggtatgcaccaccatgcccagctattgatcattttttaaatgcaatGTCCACACCACTGAAAAGACAACCCAGCCAGCTGTTCACTTATGTAAAGAAAGGATCTGGTTTTTTTGAATTCTAAATCTTGAACTTTACAAATACAGAAAAGTTCTAGATTTCCTTTTTACAGTCTGTGgttccaagaacaatgacagtgGTGCCTGCTGGAGCTCACATCCCAGTGCAAGTGTCTCAGATGTGGGGATCGTTTTCTCTAACTGGCTTGGGAGGTCTTCCCCGGAGACCCAGAGCTTAGATCTCACTACAAGAGGGACAGAGCCAAGTGGCTGCATGTGAACTAGACGTTTAGAGGTGACATTGAGGTGGACAAGCCAAAGTCCAGAAGCATCcattagagaagagagagagagagagagagagaatggaaatgcTTGCTACCCAAACCGGAAGCAGAAACCTGCATGGAAAAAGCATCCACTTAGCACTTTGGTCAGAGTAGACTGCCAGAGTGCTATAGCTAGAGGATGCAGCCTCAGAGAATCCTCCTTCTCAAGCTCTCTGCTGTGGTCCTGCTCTTGGCTGTCTTCTCAGGAGGGCATCACATTGCCCCAGCTTTCATGTTTAGAAGATAATGTGGGGCCATCCTGCCAGATTCACTTTGGTTCAGTTTATGGTAGCCCCACAGACACTCTGTTAGCCTGGGCCCAAGCCAGTTTCCACTATCAGTGAAGTCCTTCTCTTGAAGTTTTTACTCTGATGGAGGGAACAAAGACAGAGAGCAAAGCCCACCTTGTTCAAGTTCCTGAATTTGGATTGGATGGGAGCGAAGGGAATAAAGTTGATTCACTGGAGAAATACTGAATTCACGAAGTGTGTCGATTGACTTGTATGTTTAGCTTTATGCTGGCATCCTGGGATGTCAGAGTTTCCCCTACTCCCAAGACATGCTCCCTGCTTAACTAAAGGGCCTCTTCTTTCTCTGGAGTAAAATTGACTTGTACTCCAAAGGGGAGACACTCTGTATCACTTAGCCATTCTTAGGTTAGTAAAATAAGGACAAATAGTGAAATTATTCCATTGTTTGAAGGGCTGGATATTATGTAATCAACAACTATCTCTTccctgagcctttttttttttttttttttaattctaaaatccGGGATTTTCTATCATTTTGTCAACCTTCCTAGAGGCATGCTGATTCTTCCcttagaatttattatttttttttaatgttccaaGGCAATTCAAACATTGCCTGGGACTTGAGATTCCTTGTCACTGGCAGGGCCTGGGAGCGTAGCTAAAGTGAACTGTTTTCTTCTTAGGAGGGCCCAGTCTCTGGGCTGCTCCCTGAGAGAATGGCTGGAAACTATCCTCAGTCATGCGGTGTTGCCTCTCTTCATTTTGACACTCAGAGGCAATGTCGTGGCTCCTTTACTTGGAGGTCACTAATTCTCTCATCATTTCTCTTCAGtgactcctttccttcttttcttcctccctccctccctccctccctcccccctctctccctctcttccttcattcCAACTAGTCAAGGAACTTCTAGAACAAGCTAGCTGAGGAACTTCTGgagtgtcctcttctggactcagcCATCTGACAGCAGTTTCTGCATGTGGGCACACTGGCCGTTCGGGCTGCTAAAACTCACAACAGTAAAGGTAGTTGCTGCACAAAGTCACAGAAAAGCTAGGAGGGTTTAGCTTTGGGGAGAAATTGACTCAGGATGCCTTGAGAAGATGCTTGATGTTGGCCGTGCGCATGTACTCATATGGGGAACAGGGCCTCCATGTGTGGGAGTGTAAAACTGTGTGGGGTCTGGCAACTGATGATCCTGGCGGGTCTGCAGGATTGGATGCCCCACTGTCCTTTCCCTCCTACAGCAATCATACATTGGGATGTCCTGTATACACTTCAGGCTTGCCTGCCTATCTTATCAGCAATACTGCTTTCCTGGTCAAAGCCACTGCCGTCTCTCAGCAGAACCGATACTGCCACTTTCCTACTGGTCCCCTTACGCGCACTCAGGTGCACCTGGACCACTCTTGACAGACTGACAGTGCAGGGAGGCCTTTGCTCTGCTAAACTCCggcagctttctgttttcctcagGATAAGGTGACCTAGTCTCCAACGCTGTCTTCACTTAGCCCTTCAGCTTCATTTCAGACAGCTGCCTTCCTGATCTGGTTCGACAGtcgttcatctttttttttttttctttttatgttacaAGTTTTTTTGTCTCTCCTTTtctgtaactttaaaaattaagtctgttctttgaaaattccctctccatcttcccctcatcccaccctccctccttccctccttcactcTGTCTTCTCATTAGTCTCCACTTACCTCCCTACCATTCCTGTAAATCCTCTCCACAGTCTCTTTCCTAGCTatgactttcccttttcttttgtgACTCAGGTAGTTTAACCGGGGCcgtctgtgtggcctttggtttGGAACTCTCCACTGGAGCCTGGTGGGGTCACCCCTGGGGACACAACTAAGACAGTGACACCCCGTCTGCCTGAATCTGTCTAGCAAATAATTCACAGTGAAGGGTAGGGCTCCCTGCACCTCTCTCTCATCCATGCTGGGCTGTTGAGGAACTTATTCTTAGGAAGACCCAGCATAGGCCtgcacagctgctgtgtgtctgAGATTACAGTGACCGTGCCTTCCTCAGAAGATACTTTGTAACACTTCTCTGTgtcctctagctcttacactttttctgtcccctctcctgcTTTGTTCCCTGTACCTTGGAGGGGACGGTATAAAGGTGTTGTTTAGGGCTGACATTCATtcgtcacttattctcagcaccttgtcTAGCTATGAGTCTCTTCATTTACCATTCACTGCAGAAGAGACTTCTCTGATTAAGGATGGGAGTAGCATTTGTTGATGAGCATAAACATAACTatctagaaggcagtttgatactgtACCAACTTAGCTAAACAGCAGTATCCAGTTACCCATGGGTTTTTGTAGGGCTTACTGTACCTGGCATGGATGCTGTCCTGTGGACCATCATCAAAAGCAGAGAAGAGTTGGTTACCCCACAAGAGTAGTGCCACTGTTGCGCAGGAGAGCACATCTTGATCTTGTAGCTTGTAGGGACCACAGCTGTGTAAGACCATTGCTGCCTTTTCTGCAGCAGTCTGCACAGCACTTTTGAGCACTGTGAAGACTAGCTGGAGGGGAGAAAGCTTCTAGCTCTGTTTTAGCCTCGATTTCTCTATATCGATCAGCCAAGAAGTGTGGTGACAGGACTGTCCTCTATCTCTACTTGTATTTAGTATAGTGCCCAAAGTTTTATTAGACcaccaaaaaggaaataaaggggatacaaataggaaaagaagtcaaagtgtcCCTGTTTGTAGCTGATATGATACTGAACATAAACAGAAAATTCCTAACCAATTAGCTTTCTGGCAAAGTGACAGAATATAAAATTaccataccaaaaaaaaatcagcctgtcTATATACCAGTGACAAAAGCACagaggaaataataaataataaatcagggAACTAATCCCATTCACATtagtataaaaacataaaaattaaaaacaaaatattggtataaacctaaccaaggaggcGAAGAACCTCTGCTTCTATCTTTTTGATACCTCTCACCTCATGCCCTTCCTCTATGCTGTGCCTAAGATTGTGTTGCTTAAGTTCAGCGTTTACCCCTGGGTTTTGTGTGGAAAAGCAGACAAGCTGTCAGGCTTTTAGTGAAACTGAAAATTTGTATCTGATCATTTCCAGGTCAGGCTGATATGTCTGCTTGGGGCACCATACTGAGGACAGCTAGGCTAGAGAAtacttttcttccttaatttccGAGAGTCCCTCAGATCTCCCGTCAACTATTTCTGCCTATGGCAAGTTTTCCTGATGCTCTGGACTTGCAGCAGTTCCTGTTCTAGGCTAGCATGCATCGTCTCCTTTGGGGCCCGTAGTGACATTGTCTTTAAACATGTGTGTCTATGGATTTTTATTGACCGAATCCACTGCAATAATCTGTCCTGGTACGCTGTTTCTGTGTTCCTGGTatgtttttgttctgtgctaTTCCCATCCCTTGCATATTTCAAGCACCAAGTAATTCTTGGTTGCATGAATaatattgtttcttctttttagagGTAACTGAAAATATGTAGTAACACAAATGGTTTCAGTGAATAAGAAGGATAAATGGGGGCCATGGATAGTAGAGATCAGAAGAAAGAATAAGCATGTTTTGTTCATCAGGGTACAGAGCATTGTAAGCAAGACACAgggcttttggttttttttttcctcaaaaacgGCCTAGCATATTGTGGAAAACCCCTTCCATTTTACCTGCTGTGATGAGGACATTAACATGGTTCTTTCTCAGCTTGCATTCTCTGATTCATTCACACCTTCTCATCCTTTGTGAGTCGTTAATTACCTGTGTGGTTTTTGTGTTTCCTTACAGATATGGAATGCGCAGATGTCCCCCTATTAACTCCAAGCAGCAAAGAAATGATGTCCCAGGCCTTGAAAGCTACTTTCAGTGGCTTCACAAAAGAGCAGCAGCGACTGGGAATCCCAAAAGGTATATTTTTACAGTGGGAAAACTGGTCAATCGGGGCAGATCCTCAAGGAAGGCTCCTTGGCTCTCCTGTAGCGAGGCTGGCTTAGATTAGCATCACTGGAATCAGAAGTGATGGGCTATTGCAGACATCCATGAAACACAGGGACTGAAGATCCACCCTTTCCCAGTTTGTCATCGCCATCTTGGTCTTTAGGACAGTGTTTCCTGACCTGTCTGTACATCGGACTCTCTGGACCTTTGAGAACGTCCAGGGAGGCCCCAGACTAGCCCAGTTCAGCCTGAACAGCCCCTGACATCTTTATTTTGTAAACTCCTCAAACAATTCCAACTTGCAGACAAGTTTGGGAGATTTTATTTTAGGGTCCATCTGGGCTGCCATGGATGAATCCCAGGGGCTGTGTTGCCTTATACGTATGCTCTGTTCTCTTCGATGTACTTGGGCAGAGTATGCTTGTGCTTTGGGTTTACTGAGAATGGAAAGGGTCTGGAGTTGTCCAAAAGAAGTGAGCTGAGAATTGTCAGGTTCACCTAGGAACATGTCTTGGATAGGCAAGAGCAGGAAGGCTTTTGTTGTTAAGAAAGTTGAAGGAAGACTGTCTGGGAATCATGCCTCTTCCAttactggttaaaagatttccaGCATGGCCAGACTGGAGCTTCAGTTAGATTTTTGGAGTGTATTGGtacattttttcttctgtttgcaaTTTTCCCCCAAACCTGGGTGGAGAACAATCCCAAGCATTCTTTGAGGACCAGAGGCAGAGCAAAATAACTTGACCCCTGAGTGTTCTAGCATTTCATGAAGTTACCTTTTGGATTCAATCACCAGTTATATGACCACTGGAGCCTGCTGTCATCTGAGTCCCTTTGGTGTCCTTTGTGGGTACAGCTCTGTCATGCCTTAGGTCATGTATACAGATTATATGTCATCACTTCTATTCAAAGTAGGGCCTGTGCAGGGTGCAAACTTTGTAGGACATTTTTCTGATGTCGTCACTAATCATGACACTTGAGTGACTTACGAATTACTAATTATGGTGATTATTGTAAAACCTAAgaggctaagataaaaaataatcCAGTATGAAGACCTCAAGTGTATTGAAGAGTTGAGAGCAGATAGAGGCATGTGCAGTTTGTGGAAAACACTTTACATGGTTACTATTGCTATTAAAGAAGGCACGTTCCCTAATCTgggtcttttaaaaatttttaatggaaataaaGATGAGAGAGGAGATCAATGGAAAGCTTGGCCTGAATGAAAGCAGGGAATTACTGTTGGCTGACCACAGCTCCTACTCCCTGGCAAAATAGAGCAGGTGGGATGCTGAGTGTGGGGAGAAGTGTATGAGGGGTGCTGGAAGGTGGTCATCACAGGATGCTGCTCACTGGGTCTGAGGGTCACTAGCATCCCCAGTCTTGTTCCATCCCTTCGCTGTCTTCTCCCCAGCCTGACCTACTGCATCCTCATTTGATCTCTCTTCCCAGACCCCCGGCAGTGGACAGAAACCCATGTTCGGGATTGGGTGATGTGGGCTGTCAATGAGTTCAGTCTGAAAGGTGTGGACTTCCAGAAGTTCTGTATGGATGGAGCGGCATTGTGTGCCCTGGGTAAAGAGTGCTTCCTGGAGCTGGCTCCAGACTTTGTCGGGGACATCCTGTGGGAGCATCTAGAGATCCTGCAGAAAGGTAAATGTGTGAaaacagggaggaggggcctgtgTGGGGTTTCTCTAAGAGTAGAGAAAAAGCTTGCCCAACAGTGAGAGGCCCACGCCTTTGTATGTGGGTGTTCAACCATGGCATGGATGGTCTATGGGGATGTGTCTGCCATAGAGCCTGGTACAAACAAGAGCTCAATACATGCTGGTTTATTTTGCTTCTGTGCGTTGGgagtttgtattttaatttttagcaaGGTTGTACTTCTGCATCTTATATGCAAAAATACGATCCAAGTTATTATTGAAGTAGTTCCCACAGCCAAAACCTGGatttacaaaaaacaaagaccccccccccccagtaaccTTAATATATACTCCCTTGATCTATGGTGTATACTCTCTGGTAACAGGAGAGTACAGCTTCTCCAGTCTTATTagcaagacaggtttctctgccACTTACTGGCTTGGGATTATGGTAGTGCAGAATACCTTTTACACTCGGAGCCAAAGCTGGGGTTATATCAGGACATGGTGTTGCAACCTCGTAATGACACAGCCTCCTCTACTGGCCTCTTCTAACCCTTTTGGACCAAGTGACTCATGTCCCGTAGCTCTGGCTGAGTATAGAAACAGCAGCAGGCGGCAAACTTGGGTGTTTCTGcacttatttttctaaatttcttcttaaaataaattatagttaCCAGCAGTCAGCAGTGCCCTGGAGCTGACTGTAAGCCTAGAAGCCTGCTGCCCTCTGTAACCAGGCCCACCCTTTCCCTGTGGTCACCAGGCCCCAGCTCTAGGCACAGCCACTGGGGGCAGGGCACACAGCTCCTTCCATATAATACCTTCCTTTGTGTAAGAGTATGCCTTCCTCTCAGGAGGAAGAGACCCAGGTCCCATTCCTTTAGGCATACAAGTGTGATGTGCATTCCTTCTCCTCTGCTCCTTGTTGAAAATGAGCAGTGAATGAATGGTCAGGGACATGGTGGTTCCTCCTGTGGCTGCTGCTACTGAGGAGTGGACAGCAGCCTTAGTAACACACTGGTGCTGACCCCTCGGCACTGACATGAGTGACCTGTTcataagaggaagaggaagatgtggTAGGCTCCTCGCAGAGCTGGTTTAACTGCTGGCTTTGGAACAGAACACAGGTTGCACCAGACCATGACACCAAACATAGTCTGTCAGTACAATGCTTCTCTGAGCTTAACTGAATTCCCACAGTGGATGTACCAGGAGCTTGGGGTAGTCTCAGTCAGCCACTGGTCGTGGTATATTCCATATCCTTGATTCTAAAGTGCTGTAAACTATATTTTCTTTTGGAATTATCCCCAATTTGTGATCAGCACTTTAAACTTTACTTACTTCTGAATCTTTTTAAAGTTCacttcccatcttttttttttcttttttctttttttttctttttttttgctgtgggactgtgggcttCCATCTCTGGGACAGGATTTGACTGTAGGCTacgtttatgctgtggagtaaCGTTAGGGAATTGAAGCAAAGCTGGGCGGAATTGAGTGTATTTGAGAAGGCAAGTCTTGTCCCAGCCAGTGTCCCATTGCTCAAGGCAGCAAAACTGTCTTTCTGTGGATTCATACATCTGAAGAGCTATTCAGAATACTTGTGCTCAGGACAGTATCCAGTCTGTGATCAAATCTTAGCAGCATGGCCGCCAGAGAACATAGCTGTTTGGGGTGGAGTTGGAGGCCAAAGGTGGAGGGGATGTTTCAATCTGATAAGCTTTGCAAGCAGAGTTTAATCATTTTATCTCAactgggaacttttttttttctttttttgagtgcAGGCATAAACTTGTTTTCCCATCAGCCTTTGCTCTGAGCAGGCTAGCAGATACCTGAGGAAAAACCCTATCAGTTGTCTCCCTTTACAATTGATTTTTGCAATGAAATGCAGCCAGGCTCTGTAAAGTGTCAACAGCTACTACTGCATTTGAGTCTAGAGTAGCCAGGGGGTCCTGAGCCCACCATGAGAGTTCTGTTCTCTACTATGCTTGCTCTCCATTCCTTTCTGAGGCCCAAGGAAGCTGGCATCTATGCGGCTGAGATATGTTACTTCTCTTACTTTACACAATTCTTCATGGCTCGCTGAGTGGAGTCACCTTACCAGTGTCCTGCTTCTTGTCTGGGCCTGAACTTGAATTCCAAGAACAATgaggaaaacacagaaaaataaaaacccagacatCTGCAAAAAGTGGGGGATACAAAAATCTACTTGCCTAAAGACTGACTgtgtttttgaaatgttttttaatttatcagTTTGAGTGGTAAGAACTGATCAAGGTCCTTGAGCCGTCCCCAGACAGGCCTGAAGATGCAGCTCTCTGGAGGGAAATACCAAGACATCACAAATGAGGGCAGCCCATTTCCCCAACCCTTAGTCATTATCCGCTGGGTCTCCTTCCAAGACAGTAAATCTCCTTTCACAGACACTGAAATGATAAACTCAGCCTACTTTTGTGATCTCATCCTGAGACAAGGCCTCAGTCAGGCAACTAAGACTCCAACTCCTCTAATGTGCTTGAAGatgtcttaggaaaaaaaaaaaaaaggttgagatcATTGGGGTCCTCGTGTGTCCAAGATCCTTTAGGCCAAGTGTTGCTTGCttgttacttttatttcattcccTGATGTGTTTCTTACAGAGGATGTGAAACCATATCAGGTTAATGGAGTCAACCCTACCTATCCAGAATCCCGTTATACCTCGGATTACTTCATTAGTAAGTGCCTCTTCcactctccttctgtctcttggCTCTTTATGGCAGGGAGCTAGGAAAGGCTTAGTCAGTCTCAGATGCTTTAATAATAATTCTATAGAAAGTAATATTTTCTTAATCAtattctgcttttttaaaattatcatatgACTTTTCACAAAGTAAAAGCATTCAGCTTATATGTGTGTTTACCAGTCTACAAAGTTCCTGCAACTGGAAAGGAGTACACCCTGGCTAGATTTTGATCTTATTTAATCCCATATGTGATAGTGGCTGGGAGAGGGTTGGGTTAGGGATTTGATTTTGTCCCACATGCTTTCCTTGTCTGTTATTGAGGATGACAGCATTTGATATGGAATCCGTCTGGAAGAGTGGCCCATGTAGCATCACACTCTAGTACAGAGAGTAAAGCCTTCTGTTTTTTTATTCTAAGATACCTTACAACACCATGGAGGTGGCCAGAGAAAAGGAATACCATTGTGTTTCTCTGGTGGTTCTGCCTTCAAAGGTAGTGTTAAACAGGTGTGatgtcatttttatgtttttatttattatagttcTTATTCCAGTGATAGCACTACATTCACTAGATATCAAGAGCTTATCAAAAGCGTCACAAATGTTGCAGACATTATACATACACAGTCTGGTTTACTCTTCATCACATTGCTCCAAGGAAGACTTAGTCAACCTTATTCTATAGACAAGTAAATTAAGACCAAAGAGGAAGGTATCTTATCCAGGGCTGCAGGTAGTAAGTTGAGGATCCAGGTTGAAATCAAGTCCTTCTGACTTACTCTCCTTTTGTTCTTTAAGAGGGGCAGCTCATATCACGTGATGGGGCCTTGATATGTAGTAAGAATTGCTTCCTCTAGGTATCAATCTCTCCAATTGTAAACATTCTTCTTTTCTAGGCTACGGTATCGAGCATGCTCAGTGTGTTCCTCCCTCAGAGTTCTCAGAGCCCAGCTTTATCACAGAGTCCTATCAGACGCTGCATCCCATCAGCTCAGAGGAACTCCTGTCCCTCAAGTATGAGAACGACTACCCTTCCGTCATTCTCCGGGACCCTCTCCAGACAGATGCCTTGCAGACAGACTACTTTACCATCAAGCAAGAAGTGTTAACTCCAGACAACATGTGCATGGGGAGGGCCAGTCGTGGTAGGTCAAATTTGCTTTCAGATTCCGTGGGTGTACAAGAATGACCTCACTTTATGAGTTTTtcaggtcctgttttactcacttatCAGTCCAGTATTCATCACTCTCAGCCTTTCTGTTTTTGAGTGTGTCGATAATAAGACCTTTTTACCATGGCATTTCAGCCTTATACAACATGCTGgctgtagtcagactttcttttctgccacCAGCCCCAAGTAACGACACGgaacttattattaactatgaaagctcggccttagcttaggcttgtcccactagctcttataacacaAATTACCCATTTACATTAATCTACACTTTGCCCAgtggctttttacctttgttTCATTCCATATGTCTCGACTCCCTCCGTGTCTCATTGGTATTTCTCTCAAGCACCTAGGATCATCCCGAGTTCCTCTCTTTTTTCCCCGGAAGTCttgcctatctctcctgcctagctattggcc
This window harbors:
- the Ets1 gene encoding protein C-ets-1 isoform X4, which gives rise to MKAAVDLKPTLTIIKTEKVDLELFPSPDMECADVPLLTPSSKEMMSQALKATFSGFTKEQQRLGIPKDPRQWTETHVRDWVMWAVNEFSLKGVDFQKFCMDGAALCALGKECFLELAPDFVGDILWEHLEILQKEDVKPYQVNGVNPTYPESRYTSDYFISYGIEHAQCVPPSEFSEPSFITESYQTLHPISSEELLSLKYENDYPSVILRDPLQTDALQTDYFTIKQEVLTPDNMCMGRASRGSGPIQLWQFLLELLTDKSCQSFISWTGDGWEFKLSDPDEVARRWGKRKNKPKMNYEKLSRGLRYYYDKNIIHKTAGKRYVYRFVCDLQSLLGYTPEELHAMLDVKPDADE